The Labrus mixtus chromosome 16, fLabMix1.1, whole genome shotgun sequence genome window below encodes:
- the ciarta gene encoding circadian associated repressor of transcription a, with product MNSLSCSSKWPSHDSLPSNSSFLHSESEQTEDEADVFSEGEGDSLRTRKSPSGDEEISLSRSYIDFPAHSDHLRSRSDQSKHCSDKTKLPGSVSSPVVAMFGSSSATPGDLAFAQKCADLHRFIHPLLELLHRLKAGKFDKGLSSFQQSVAMDRLQKILGILQRPEMGEKHLHNLLQIEMMLKIWFPHVAFRSLHAPIQTTTPRLPQRWRKNQLHIPVKKRKMTWYDSDCSGTVPNKYKLHRYGSYGSCQAVTPLNTISTPLPGLTKILKTPAAEVTHVPAVNRRTAGHQFTDIGTLIRRSYFCSKIESEDLRTPEIFLHSSCGSPAAQDSSVSTSNNFSLSYSP from the exons ATGAATTCACTGAGCTGTTCTTCCAAATGGCCATCCCATGACTCACTCCCTTCCAACTCGAGCTTTCTCCACAgtgagagcgagcagaccgaGGATGAAGCTGACGTCTTctcagagggagagggggaCAGTTTAAGAACGAGAAAGTCCCCCTCAGGGGATGAGGAAATCTCCCTTTCTAGAAGTTACATTGATTTCCCAGCTCATTCAGACCACCTGAGGTCCAGGAGCGACCAATCCAAACACTGCAGTGACAAAACTAAACTTCCCGGCTCTGTGTCGTCTCCAGTTGTTGCCATGTTTGGATCCTCTTCAGCGACACCAGGGGACTTGGCCTTCGCGCAGAAA TGTGCAGATCTGCACAGGTTTATCCATCCTTTGCTTGAACTTCTACACAGACTAAAGGCTGGCAAATTTGACAAAG GTTTATCCAGTTTCCAACAGAGTGTTGCCATGGACAGATTACAGAAGATCCTTGGAATACTACAGAGGCCTGAAATGGG tgagaAGCACCTCCACAATCTGCTTCAGATAGAGATGATGCTAAAGATTTGGTTCCCTCATGTGGCATTTCGTTCCCTCCATGCACCAATCCAGACCACCACTCCAAGACTCCCACAGCGCTGGCGCAAAAACCAGCTCCACATTCCTGTTAAG AAGAGAAAGATGACCTGGTATGACTCTGACTGCTCTGGCACAGTCCCAAACAAGTATAAGCTCCACCGATATGGAAGCTATGGAAGCTGCCAGGCTGTGACTCCACTCAACACCATTTCCACACCCTTACCTGGATTGACTAAAATACTGAAAACTCCAGCAGCAGAAGTAACACACGTACCGGCTGTAAACAGACGCACAGCTGGACACCAGTTCACAGACATTGGCACTTTAATAAGGCGGTCATATTTTTGTAGCAAGATAGAAAGTGAGGATCTGAGAACGCCTGAGATTTTTCTGCACTCCTCTTGTGGCAGTCCAGCAGCACAGGACAGCTCAGTCTCCACAAGCAACAACTTTTCTTTATCTTACTCACCTTAG